A region from the Nodosilinea sp. FACHB-141 genome encodes:
- the nusA gene encoding transcription termination factor NusA, with amino-acid sequence MSLVSLPNLQEMIDVISRERNLPKHAVENALREALLKGYERYRRTREIDTHFDEEYFDNFDIELDVDDYDDQGFRVLATKTIVDEVTSQDHEISLSEVREVAPEAQAGDTVVLDVTPDQRDFGRMAAIQTKQVLAQKLRDQQRKLVQEEFQDLEGSILSARVLRFERQSVIMAVVSGVGQPEVEAELLKRDQLPNDNYRANATFRVALKKVSEGSHRGPQLLVSRADAALVVELFTNEVPEIEDEIVRIVAVAREANPPSRSVGPRTKIAVDTLERDVDPVGACIGARGSRIQVVVNELRGEKIDVIRWSPDPATYISNALSPARVDEVRLVNPDDRQAHVLVPEDQLSLAIGKEGQNVRLAARLTGWKIDIKDSGKYDYDEEDRKIAEIAAAREEAAREAAELAAEEAEAAEWKAKAAAERAAAAARAAGLEVDEAPSEDDELETAPLPDADYDADFPESAEEPTAEAAELATDFEEEALEEEPLADESPAAIAEEE; translated from the coding sequence ATGTCGTTAGTAAGTCTGCCCAATCTGCAGGAAATGATTGATGTCATTAGCCGCGAGCGCAACCTGCCTAAGCACGCGGTTGAAAATGCCCTGCGAGAGGCTCTGCTCAAAGGCTATGAACGCTACCGCCGCACCCGCGAAATCGACACCCACTTCGACGAAGAATACTTCGATAACTTTGACATTGAGCTGGATGTCGACGACTACGACGATCAGGGCTTCCGGGTGCTGGCCACCAAAACCATTGTTGACGAAGTTACCAGCCAAGACCACGAGATTTCTTTATCTGAAGTGCGCGAAGTTGCCCCTGAAGCCCAGGCCGGTGACACCGTGGTGCTCGATGTCACCCCCGACCAGCGCGACTTTGGTCGCATGGCCGCCATTCAAACCAAGCAGGTGTTGGCCCAAAAGCTGCGCGACCAGCAACGCAAGCTGGTTCAAGAAGAATTCCAGGACCTCGAAGGCAGCATTCTCTCGGCGCGGGTGCTGCGGTTTGAGCGCCAGTCGGTGATTATGGCGGTCGTCAGCGGCGTGGGCCAGCCCGAGGTTGAGGCCGAGCTGCTCAAGCGCGATCAGCTTCCCAACGACAACTACCGGGCCAACGCCACCTTCCGCGTGGCACTGAAAAAAGTCTCCGAAGGCTCTCACCGTGGTCCGCAGCTGCTGGTGTCGCGGGCCGACGCGGCGCTGGTGGTCGAGCTATTCACCAACGAGGTGCCCGAAATTGAAGACGAAATCGTCCGCATTGTAGCCGTCGCACGGGAGGCTAACCCCCCCTCGCGCTCCGTCGGCCCCCGCACCAAGATCGCTGTAGACACTCTTGAGCGAGATGTGGATCCAGTTGGTGCCTGCATTGGTGCCCGGGGATCGCGCATTCAGGTGGTGGTCAACGAGCTGCGGGGCGAAAAAATTGACGTCATTCGCTGGTCACCTGACCCGGCTACCTACATCTCCAACGCTCTAAGCCCCGCCCGTGTGGACGAGGTACGTCTGGTCAACCCCGACGATCGCCAGGCCCACGTGCTGGTGCCCGAAGACCAGCTCAGTTTGGCGATCGGCAAAGAGGGCCAAAACGTTCGCCTAGCGGCCCGTCTCACCGGCTGGAAGATCGACATCAAAGACTCGGGCAAGTATGACTATGATGAGGAAGACCGCAAAATTGCCGAAATAGCGGCGGCTCGTGAGGAGGCCGCCCGCGAAGCCGCAGAGCTGGCAGCAGAGGAAGCTGAGGCAGCAGAATGGAAGGCGAAGGCTGCGGCTGAGCGGGCTGCGGCTGCGGCTAGAGCAGCGGGCCTAGAGGTCGATGAAGCACCCTCTGAGGATGATGAATTGGAGACTGCACCTCTCCCCGATGCTGATTATGACGCCGACTTTCCGGAGTCTGCTGAAGAGCCTACAGCTGAGGCGGCTGAATTAGCCACCGACTTCGAAGAGGAGGCTCTAGAGGAAGAACCTCTGGCAGACGAAAGCCCAGCGGCGATCGCAGAGGAAGAATAA
- a CDS encoding YlxR family protein, with protein sequence MPPNYRRCISCRRVAPKADFWRVVRVYPDRSVHLGDGMGRSAYLCPEADCLRQAQKKSRLGRALKVNVPEEVYQSLWSQLEGKTANSVAGQQSLPGRQV encoded by the coding sequence ATGCCACCCAACTATCGACGCTGTATCAGCTGTCGGCGGGTCGCCCCCAAAGCTGATTTTTGGCGAGTGGTGCGGGTTTATCCCGACCGATCAGTGCATCTCGGCGATGGGATGGGGCGATCGGCCTACCTCTGCCCCGAGGCCGACTGCCTGCGCCAGGCTCAGAAAAAAAGTCGGCTGGGGCGGGCTTTAAAAGTTAACGTACCAGAGGAAGTCTACCAAAGCCTGTGGAGCCAGCTAGAGGGCAAAACGGCTAATTCCGTTGCTGGCCAACAGTCTTTGCCCGGTAGGCAGGTCTAA
- the infB gene encoding translation initiation factor IF-2: protein MNGKVRIYELSKELDLDNKDILAIASRLDIAVKSHSSTIAESEAEQIRSAALQSRASGGANRPNAAPDRSASRPRPAAPVKNGARPERKQQILEIRRHRVTPRADTEISAPTPSAASPSTPAPSASRPTRPDSLSQPPSRPGEAPRADQEVKPKPPVSLNRPGANAPAETPVEEVEAVAVEPAVEVSPPPVKPRPELVGPVSRVRTESDDRQVIVPEGARPPRPVIRRPESRSPESRSPEGRSADGPSAPRPTIPIREIDAGEDVTRLKPKPKLRRPNADAETARAETAARTETPPGNDSISVLGVGGLDDQPRRPSPPRHKREEREDEDDDQKMREKASKVGKTKRRGQGVLGEDDEDLDVLVDELDEDEEQATDAQNLSISLARPPKPKSAGSGKPSSPTMKSHKPQHRDSSSGGGRSRRGRRGESQPTQERPEFIVLSEGLTVHELAEQIMVPETELIKSLFFKGIAANINQTLDIETAKMVAEEFEVMVETSEVESEAKKVTEMIDEADFESLKRRPPVVTIMGHVDHGKTTLLDSIRKTKVAQGEAGGITQHIGAYHVDVDHAGTSHQIVFLDTPGHEAFTAMRARGTRVTDIAILVVAADDGVRPQTIEAISHAKAAEVPLIVAINKVDKETANPDRVKQELMEHGLVPEEWGGDTIMVPVSALSGENLDSLLEMIVLVAEIEDLQANPDRLARGTVIEANLDKARGPVATLLIQNGTLRVGDSLVAGPILGKVKAMLDDRLKRVKVAGPSFAVEVLGLNDVPAAGDEFEVYSDEKTARAVADKRMLEQRQSRLQQSMASRRVTLNTISAQVQEGDLKDLNLLLKADVQGSIEAILAALQQLPQNEVQIRVLLAAPGEISETDVDLAAASGAVIVGFNTTLAPGARQSADRLGVDVRDYEVIYNLLDDIQGAMEGLLDPEMVEEPLGQVEVRAVFPVRKGAVAGCYVLSGKVTRNCNLRVVRSGEVVYTGKLDSLKRMKEDAKDVASGFECGIGIDNFSDWKEGDIIDAFKMVTKRRTLAMA from the coding sequence ATGAACGGCAAAGTGAGAATTTACGAGTTATCGAAGGAATTGGATTTGGATAACAAAGACATCTTGGCGATCGCAAGTCGCCTCGACATTGCCGTGAAGAGTCACAGCAGCACCATCGCAGAGTCAGAAGCTGAGCAAATTCGCTCAGCGGCTCTTCAGTCTCGCGCCAGCGGCGGTGCCAATCGGCCCAATGCTGCGCCAGATCGCTCTGCCAGTCGGCCTCGACCAGCGGCCCCGGTCAAAAATGGTGCTCGACCCGAACGCAAGCAGCAGATTTTAGAAATTCGTCGCCATCGGGTTACCCCCAGGGCTGACACTGAGATAAGCGCTCCCACTCCCAGCGCTGCCTCCCCTAGCACTCCTGCCCCCAGCGCCAGTCGACCAACACGTCCTGATAGTCTCTCTCAGCCCCCCAGCCGTCCTGGGGAAGCTCCTAGGGCCGATCAGGAGGTTAAACCCAAACCGCCAGTATCTCTTAATCGTCCTGGGGCTAACGCTCCTGCTGAAACTCCTGTCGAAGAGGTTGAGGCAGTTGCGGTCGAGCCCGCTGTAGAGGTCTCTCCTCCGCCAGTTAAGCCAAGGCCAGAGCTGGTTGGGCCTGTGTCTCGGGTTCGTACTGAAAGCGATGATCGCCAGGTAATTGTGCCAGAGGGCGCTCGTCCGCCCCGCCCTGTCATTCGTCGCCCCGAGAGCCGTAGCCCTGAAAGCCGCAGCCCTGAAGGTCGTTCGGCTGACGGCCCTAGCGCACCACGTCCCACCATTCCTATCCGCGAAATTGATGCGGGCGAAGATGTTACTCGTCTGAAGCCTAAGCCCAAACTGCGACGGCCCAACGCTGATGCCGAAACAGCCAGAGCCGAAACGGCTGCTCGCACCGAAACCCCTCCCGGCAATGACTCAATTTCCGTGCTTGGAGTCGGTGGTCTTGACGATCAGCCGCGTCGCCCTTCACCGCCTCGCCATAAGCGCGAAGAGCGCGAAGACGAGGACGACGATCAAAAGATGCGCGAAAAAGCCAGCAAGGTCGGCAAGACCAAGCGGCGAGGCCAAGGCGTGCTGGGCGAAGACGATGAAGATCTCGATGTGCTGGTCGATGAGCTTGACGAAGACGAAGAGCAAGCCACCGATGCCCAAAATCTAAGCATCTCGCTAGCGCGCCCACCTAAGCCCAAGAGTGCCGGTAGTGGCAAGCCGTCGTCACCGACGATGAAGAGCCACAAGCCTCAGCATCGCGACAGTAGTAGCGGCGGTGGTCGCTCCCGTCGTGGTCGCCGGGGTGAGTCTCAGCCCACCCAGGAGCGCCCCGAGTTTATCGTGCTCTCCGAAGGGCTAACCGTCCATGAGCTGGCCGAGCAAATTATGGTGCCCGAGACAGAGCTGATCAAGTCTCTGTTCTTTAAGGGCATCGCTGCCAACATCAACCAAACCCTTGATATCGAAACCGCCAAGATGGTGGCCGAGGAATTCGAGGTCATGGTTGAAACCAGCGAAGTGGAGTCAGAGGCCAAAAAGGTCACTGAAATGATCGACGAAGCCGACTTTGAGAGCCTCAAGCGGCGGCCTCCGGTGGTTACCATCATGGGTCACGTTGACCACGGTAAAACTACGCTGCTCGACTCCATCCGCAAGACCAAGGTGGCCCAAGGTGAGGCTGGCGGCATCACTCAGCACATCGGTGCTTACCACGTCGATGTCGACCACGCGGGTACTTCCCATCAGATTGTGTTCCTAGACACCCCTGGCCACGAGGCGTTTACCGCCATGCGAGCGCGGGGTACCCGAGTGACCGACATTGCCATTCTGGTGGTGGCGGCCGATGATGGCGTGCGGCCCCAGACCATTGAGGCCATTAGCCACGCTAAGGCAGCTGAGGTGCCGCTGATTGTGGCCATCAACAAGGTCGATAAAGAGACTGCCAACCCCGATCGCGTCAAGCAAGAGCTGATGGAGCACGGGCTAGTGCCTGAGGAATGGGGCGGCGACACCATTATGGTGCCGGTTAGCGCCCTATCGGGTGAAAATCTCGACAGCTTGCTGGAGATGATTGTGCTGGTTGCTGAGATCGAAGATCTTCAAGCCAACCCTGACCGTCTGGCTCGCGGTACCGTGATTGAAGCCAACCTCGACAAGGCGCGCGGCCCGGTTGCTACCTTACTGATTCAGAACGGTACGCTGCGGGTGGGCGATTCGCTGGTGGCTGGCCCAATCTTGGGCAAGGTCAAGGCCATGCTTGATGATCGCCTGAAGCGGGTTAAAGTTGCTGGCCCCTCCTTTGCAGTTGAGGTGCTGGGTCTCAATGATGTCCCCGCTGCCGGGGACGAGTTTGAGGTCTACTCCGACGAGAAAACCGCCAGAGCCGTGGCCGACAAGCGTATGCTTGAGCAGCGTCAGTCGCGTCTACAGCAGTCGATGGCCTCTCGTCGCGTTACCCTCAATACCATCTCTGCCCAGGTTCAGGAGGGCGATCTCAAGGATCTCAACCTACTGCTCAAGGCCGACGTGCAGGGCTCTATCGAAGCCATTCTGGCGGCACTTCAGCAGCTGCCCCAGAACGAGGTGCAGATTCGAGTGTTGCTGGCTGCCCCTGGCGAAATCAGTGAAACTGACGTCGACCTGGCCGCTGCTAGTGGCGCGGTGATTGTTGGCTTCAACACTACCCTGGCTCCTGGGGCGCGGCAGTCTGCCGATCGCCTAGGTGTAGATGTGCGCGACTACGAGGTGATTTACAACCTCCTTGACGACATTCAAGGTGCTATGGAAGGTCTACTCGATCCCGAAATGGTCGAAGAGCCTCTGGGGCAAGTGGAAGTGCGGGCAGTGTTCCCCGTGCGCAAGGGCGCGGTTGCCGGTTGTTACGTGCTTTCGGGCAAGGTCACTCGCAACTGCAACCTCCGAGTGGTGCGCAGTGGCGAGGTTGTCTACACGGGCAAGCTCGACTCCCTCAAGCGCATGAAAGAAGATGCCAAAGATGTGGCCTCCGGGTTCGAGTGCGGCATCGGCATCGACAACTTCAGCGACTGGAAAGAAGGCGACATTATCGATGCCTTCAAGATGGTCACGAAGCGCCGCACGCTGGCGATGGCCTAG
- a CDS encoding low-complexity tail membrane protein: MAPWRCDPYLWVHLAGLATVPLWIDLCLLGLAVGNPVLPGLELGVIVALGVLPVLVMQLRQPFYIFSLPGLALKPSALQDNQRRLLSQFRRWRVRLGALLVPVPLVWGLLKLYPLAFLARDLTPFSDWGRLGGVAIAALSFFMANLFLQIPIAVLQVLATPDRVMTKVAPYSIENVAADFTWIGLTVGKILPDLITRPKPESATSVMVETFEPPQVVPVGVLDEPEGGVAEAIVETEVPLEHAVEAGATDELAAHIRASNLSASSEAIARAVDLENPEDSVAADSFVDSDATSGYKPLRHPEVEESSDDTAHLDDAAYPQSLPAIADVYPNSR, translated from the coding sequence ATGGCACCCTGGCGCTGCGATCCGTATCTGTGGGTACACCTAGCCGGATTGGCGACGGTACCACTGTGGATTGATTTGTGCTTACTTGGGCTGGCGGTGGGTAACCCGGTTCTGCCTGGGCTAGAGCTGGGTGTCATTGTTGCGTTAGGCGTGCTGCCGGTGCTGGTGATGCAGTTGCGGCAGCCTTTTTACATCTTTAGTTTGCCAGGGCTGGCGCTGAAGCCGTCTGCGTTGCAGGATAATCAGCGTCGTCTGCTGAGTCAATTTCGGCGGTGGCGAGTGCGTTTGGGAGCACTGCTGGTGCCGGTGCCTCTGGTGTGGGGGTTGCTAAAGCTTTACCCTCTAGCATTTCTGGCCCGTGACTTAACGCCCTTCAGCGATTGGGGACGACTAGGAGGTGTGGCGATCGCAGCCCTCAGCTTCTTTATGGCTAACCTTTTCTTGCAGATACCCATAGCCGTACTTCAAGTGTTAGCTACGCCAGATCGGGTGATGACCAAGGTTGCCCCTTATTCCATTGAAAACGTTGCTGCTGACTTCACTTGGATTGGGCTGACGGTCGGCAAGATTTTGCCCGACTTAATCACTCGGCCGAAGCCCGAGTCTGCTACTTCAGTCATGGTGGAAACTTTTGAGCCTCCTCAGGTTGTGCCTGTTGGGGTCTTAGACGAGCCTGAGGGTGGTGTTGCTGAAGCGATAGTTGAAACCGAAGTTCCTTTAGAGCATGCGGTTGAAGCAGGTGCAACTGACGAGTTAGCAGCTCACATCCGTGCATCAAATTTGTCAGCCTCCTCAGAAGCGATCGCACGCGCTGTTGACCTTGAAAACCCCGAAGACTCCGTTGCGGCAGATTCCTTCGTAGATAGTGATGCTACGAGTGGCTACAAGCCCTTGCGCCACCCAGAAGTTGAGGAATCTAGCGACGACACGGCCCACCTAGACGATGCCGCCTATCCACAGTCCTTGCCTGCGATCGCCGATGTCTACCCCAATTCTCGCTAG
- a CDS encoding NAD-dependent epimerase, producing the protein MAVLVTGVAGFVGSFVARRLLDSGQQVYGIDNLNDYYDVGLKRDRLAQLAPHDGFTFEQLDLFDRAGMLALFRNHQFQYVIHLAAQAGVRYSLENPFAYSDSNLSGFLNLLEGCRMIGVEHLVFASSSSVYGANRKVPFSVADRVDHPVSLYAATKKANELMAHAYSNLYQIPTTGLRFFTVYGPWGRPDMAYFKFVEAILGDRPIQVFNQGQMKRDFTYIDDVVEGVVRVMTHIPVSSTDPNSDSQAPYKIYNIGNHQPVELLRFIQVIELALGKKAQTVLCGMQPGDVPATYADVSDLMADVGFAPSTLIEVGIQRFVDWYKQYYKVQ; encoded by the coding sequence ATCGCTGTACTGGTTACTGGAGTAGCAGGATTTGTGGGCTCGTTTGTCGCCCGGCGGCTGTTAGACAGTGGCCAGCAGGTCTACGGCATCGACAACCTCAACGACTACTACGACGTGGGGTTAAAGCGCGATCGCCTCGCCCAGCTCGCACCCCACGATGGCTTCACCTTCGAGCAGCTCGATCTGTTCGATCGCGCGGGAATGCTGGCGCTATTTCGCAACCACCAGTTTCAGTACGTCATTCACCTGGCGGCCCAGGCGGGGGTGCGCTACTCGCTAGAAAACCCCTTTGCCTACTCCGACAGCAACCTGTCGGGGTTTCTCAACCTGCTGGAGGGCTGCCGCATGATAGGGGTTGAGCACTTGGTGTTTGCGTCATCCAGCTCGGTGTATGGGGCCAATCGCAAGGTACCATTTTCGGTGGCCGATCGCGTTGACCACCCGGTGTCACTTTACGCCGCCACCAAAAAGGCCAACGAGTTGATGGCCCACGCCTACAGCAACCTGTATCAAATTCCCACCACAGGCCTGCGATTTTTTACGGTGTATGGCCCTTGGGGGCGGCCCGATATGGCCTACTTCAAGTTCGTGGAAGCAATTTTAGGCGATCGCCCCATCCAGGTGTTCAACCAGGGCCAGATGAAGCGCGACTTTACCTACATTGACGACGTAGTGGAGGGGGTCGTGCGGGTCATGACACACATTCCTGTCTCTAGCACAGACCCCAATAGCGACAGCCAGGCTCCCTACAAGATTTACAACATCGGCAACCACCAGCCAGTGGAGCTACTGCGCTTTATTCAGGTAATCGAATTGGCCCTTGGGAAGAAAGCCCAAACTGTCCTGTGCGGCATGCAGCCTGGAGATGTACCCGCCACTTATGCCGACGTCAGCGATCTCATGGCCGACGTAGGATTTGCCCCCAGTACCCTCATTGAAGTAGGCATCCAGCGGTTTGTGGATTGGTATAAGCAGTACTACAAGGTCCAGTAG
- a CDS encoding polyribonucleotide nucleotidyltransferase: MQEFEKTISFGGRDIHLRGGLLAPQAGGAVLVQSGETAVLVTATRSAGRQGIDFLPLLVDYEERLYAAGRIPGGFLRREGRPPERATLICRLIDRPMRPLFPQWLRDDIQIVATTLAMDEQVPPDVLAATGASIAVLLAKIPFYGPMAAVRVGLVGDDFVINPTYKEVETGDLDLVVAGSPDGVIMVEAGANQLPEADVIEAIDFGYEVVQDLIKAQLELIKELGIEIVTEQEPETDPTLGTFIEEKTAAAIKDVLKQFSLTKPERDEKLDAIKDELVAAIDALEEGNPIKVAVAENGKALSNTYKSVTKKLMRQQIVSEKVRVDGRQLDEVRPISCRVGLLPKRVHGTGLFQRGLTQVMSVATLGTPGDAQMMDDLHPDEEKRYLHHYNFPPYSVGETRPMRSPGRREIGHGALAERALVPVLPSKEDFPYVIRVVSEVLSSNGSTSMGSVCGSTLSLMDAGVPITKPVSGAAMGLIKEGDEVRILTDIQGIEDFLGDMDFKVAGTDTGITALQMDMKITGLPLSVIADAINQAKPARLHILEKMLATIDTPRAELSPYAPRLISFKIDPEMIGMVIGPGGKKIKAITEQTGAKVDINDDGTVTVSAIEGEKALQAKALIESIVFKPAAGDVFVGKVTRVIPIGAFVEFMPGQEGMVHISQLADYRVAKVEDEVNVGDEVIIKVREIDGRGRINLTRLNIHPDEAAAAREAAALR, translated from the coding sequence ATGCAAGAATTTGAAAAAACAATCTCCTTCGGTGGTCGCGATATTCACCTGAGGGGTGGGTTACTGGCTCCCCAAGCGGGGGGTGCGGTGTTGGTACAGTCGGGTGAGACCGCGGTTCTGGTGACCGCAACCCGCTCAGCAGGACGTCAAGGCATCGATTTTTTGCCTCTGCTGGTTGATTACGAAGAGCGGCTTTATGCTGCTGGGCGCATCCCCGGTGGATTTTTGCGGCGGGAGGGCCGTCCCCCTGAGCGGGCTACTTTAATCTGTCGCCTGATCGATCGCCCCATGCGACCTCTGTTTCCCCAGTGGCTGCGCGACGACATTCAAATTGTCGCCACTACCTTGGCCATGGATGAGCAGGTACCCCCAGATGTACTGGCGGCCACGGGCGCATCGATTGCGGTACTGCTAGCCAAAATTCCCTTCTACGGCCCCATGGCGGCAGTGCGGGTAGGTCTAGTGGGCGACGACTTTGTCATCAACCCTACCTACAAAGAAGTTGAAACCGGCGATCTCGACCTAGTGGTGGCGGGCTCCCCTGACGGTGTGATCATGGTCGAGGCTGGTGCCAACCAGCTTCCCGAGGCTGACGTGATTGAGGCCATCGACTTTGGCTATGAAGTTGTACAAGATCTGATCAAGGCCCAGCTAGAACTGATCAAAGAGCTAGGCATTGAGATCGTTACCGAGCAAGAGCCTGAGACCGACCCCACCCTGGGGACCTTCATTGAAGAAAAAACTGCCGCTGCCATTAAGGACGTGCTGAAGCAGTTTAGCCTCACCAAGCCCGAGCGCGACGAAAAGCTCGACGCCATTAAAGATGAGCTAGTCGCCGCCATTGACGCCTTGGAGGAAGGAAACCCGATCAAGGTGGCGGTGGCCGAGAATGGTAAAGCCCTGAGCAATACCTATAAGTCGGTGACCAAAAAGCTGATGCGCCAGCAGATCGTTAGTGAGAAGGTGCGGGTCGATGGTCGCCAGCTCGATGAGGTGCGTCCAATCTCCTGCCGAGTGGGACTGTTGCCCAAGCGAGTGCACGGCACTGGGCTATTTCAGCGGGGCCTCACCCAGGTGATGTCGGTTGCCACTCTGGGGACTCCTGGCGATGCCCAAATGATGGACGACCTTCACCCCGACGAAGAGAAGCGCTATCTGCACCACTACAACTTCCCCCCCTACTCGGTAGGTGAGACTCGACCCATGCGATCGCCTGGTCGTCGCGAAATTGGCCACGGTGCTCTCGCCGAGCGTGCCCTGGTGCCAGTGTTACCTTCCAAGGAAGACTTCCCCTACGTGATTCGGGTGGTATCGGAGGTGTTGTCCTCCAACGGCTCCACCTCCATGGGGTCAGTGTGTGGTTCTACCCTGTCGCTGATGGATGCCGGCGTGCCCATCACTAAGCCCGTCAGTGGAGCGGCTATGGGCTTGATCAAAGAAGGCGACGAGGTGCGCATTCTCACCGATATTCAAGGTATCGAAGACTTTTTGGGCGATATGGACTTCAAAGTCGCCGGTACCGACACGGGTATCACCGCCCTGCAAATGGACATGAAAATCACCGGTCTGCCCCTATCGGTGATTGCTGACGCCATCAACCAGGCCAAGCCCGCCCGCCTGCATATCCTTGAAAAAATGCTGGCTACCATTGATACCCCAAGAGCAGAGCTATCGCCCTACGCTCCGCGTCTGATCAGCTTCAAGATCGATCCTGAGATGATCGGCATGGTGATTGGCCCCGGCGGTAAGAAGATCAAGGCGATCACCGAGCAAACCGGCGCTAAGGTCGACATCAACGACGATGGCACCGTCACTGTTTCGGCAATCGAAGGCGAAAAAGCCCTCCAGGCTAAAGCCTTAATCGAATCGATCGTCTTTAAGCCTGCCGCTGGTGATGTGTTTGTGGGCAAAGTGACCCGCGTCATCCCCATTGGGGCCTTTGTAGAATTTATGCCCGGACAGGAGGGCATGGTTCACATTTCGCAACTGGCCGACTATCGAGTGGCCAAGGTCGAAGACGAAGTCAACGTCGGTGACGAAGTGATCATCAAGGTGCGTGAAATTGATGGCCGCGGTCGGATTAATCTGACCCGCCTCAACATTCACCCTGACGAGGCGGCAGCAGCCCGCGAGGCAGCGGCCCTGCGCTAG
- the tpiA gene encoding triose-phosphate isomerase — protein sequence MRKIVIAGNWKMYKTQGETLDFLRHFLGQLADTPDGREIVLCAPFTALGALSKSLHGARIRVGAQNIHWLPEGAFTGEISGDMLRELGVRYVIVGHSERRQYFGDTDETVNLRLKAAQKSGLTPILCVGETKSQRDAGETESLIATQIEKGLVDVDQNNLVIAYEPIWAIGTGDTCEAADANQVIGGIRKLLKNPDVTIQYGGSVKPSNVDELMAQPEIDGALVGGASLEPESFARIVNFQ from the coding sequence GTGCGCAAAATCGTTATCGCTGGCAACTGGAAAATGTACAAGACCCAGGGCGAAACCCTGGACTTTCTGCGCCATTTTCTTGGACAACTCGCCGACACCCCCGACGGGCGTGAAATAGTTCTGTGTGCACCCTTTACTGCGCTGGGAGCCCTGTCCAAAAGCCTGCACGGAGCCAGAATCAGGGTGGGTGCCCAGAATATTCACTGGCTGCCAGAGGGAGCTTTTACTGGCGAAATCTCGGGGGACATGCTGCGAGAGCTTGGGGTGCGCTATGTAATTGTGGGTCACAGTGAGCGCCGCCAGTACTTCGGCGACACTGATGAAACGGTTAACCTGCGCCTGAAAGCGGCTCAAAAGTCTGGCCTAACCCCAATTTTGTGTGTAGGCGAAACCAAGAGTCAGCGCGATGCTGGCGAAACCGAATCGTTGATTGCCACCCAAATTGAGAAGGGTCTGGTGGATGTCGATCAGAACAATTTGGTCATTGCCTACGAACCGATCTGGGCGATCGGCACTGGAGACACCTGCGAAGCTGCCGATGCTAACCAGGTAATTGGCGGCATTCGCAAGCTGCTGAAAAACCCCGATGTCACTATTCAGTACGGTGGTTCGGTCAAACCTAGCAACGTCGATGAGCTGATGGCTCAGCCCGAGATTGATGGTGCCTTAGTTGGTGGTGCCAGCCTAGAGCCCGAAAGCTTTGCCCGTATCGTCAACTTTCAGTGA
- a CDS encoding pentapeptide repeat-containing protein — protein MTPTAWRVANEQLSRRQALEAAGDGATEIVSTAQAMATPGDRRCQHCDLADADLSSQDLSRKNFREADMSRADLTGTQLINAVLHKANLTQATLHQANLQGADLSETNLLQADLSQAQMLHASLVKANLTSASLTQAELRDAALCSAQMHQADLSEASLYGAILRQADLSNADLRGADLRYADLYEADLTNANLTGARLEFATMPDGSTYNQGYVQPINPSQGCDQSHSESVAEQSEP, from the coding sequence GTGACCCCCACCGCGTGGCGCGTAGCGAACGAACAACTCAGTCGTCGTCAAGCTTTAGAAGCCGCAGGGGATGGCGCCACAGAGATCGTATCTACGGCCCAAGCTATGGCCACTCCGGGCGATCGCCGCTGTCAGCATTGCGATCTAGCCGATGCCGATCTCAGCAGTCAAGACCTCAGCCGCAAAAATTTTCGAGAGGCTGACATGTCCAGGGCCGACCTAACTGGCACCCAGTTAATTAACGCCGTTTTGCATAAAGCGAATCTTACCCAGGCCACACTCCATCAGGCCAACCTTCAAGGGGCAGACCTTTCTGAAACTAATCTGTTGCAAGCCGACCTCAGCCAGGCTCAAATGCTCCATGCCAGTCTTGTCAAAGCTAACCTTACCAGCGCATCTCTCACCCAAGCCGAGTTGCGCGACGCCGCCCTATGCTCAGCCCAAATGCACCAGGCTGATCTTTCAGAAGCCAGCCTCTACGGGGCGATCTTGCGCCAGGCCGATCTCTCAAACGCAGATCTGCGCGGAGCAGACCTACGCTACGCCGACCTCTACGAAGCCGACTTAACCAACGCTAATCTCACCGGGGCGCGCCTAGAGTTTGCCACCATGCCCGATGGCAGCACCTACAATCAAGGCTACGTGCAACCCATCAACCCCTCCCAGGGCTGCGACCAGAGCCATTCTGAGAGCGTCGCTGAGCAATCAGAACCCTAA